Proteins encoded together in one Bombus affinis isolate iyBomAffi1 chromosome 2, iyBomAffi1.2, whole genome shotgun sequence window:
- the LOC126923399 gene encoding 2-oxoglutarate dehydrogenase complex component E1 isoform X1: MYKARTVFSTLAPLAPRMCKPERFASWLVRSHPLTRTTQVIVTEPIRKYSKVATEPFLNGSSSTYVEEMYNAWLQDPHSVHVSWDSFFRSSTAGAAPGLAYQAPPSLAPSHNQVPLGALLPLGGGTQLSQIPVNEKIIDDHLAVQAIIRSYQIRGHHIAKLDPLGINSADLDDRHPQELLYNHYSFGNRARTTTYSQELQYRIAALMKKESDMDRIFKLPSTTFIGGKEKSLPLREILKRLEAAYCGHIGVEFMFINSLEQCNWIRQKMETPGIMEMTNDERRLILARLTRATGFEAFLARKWSSEKRFGLEGCEILIPAMKQVIDKSTELGVESIVMGMPHRGRLNVLANVCRKPLSQIFTQFAALEAADDGSGDVKYHLGTYIERLNRVTNKNIRLAVVANPSHLEAVDPVVQGKTRAEQFYRGDGEGKKVMSILLHGDAAFCGQGIVFETMHLSDLPDYTTHGTIHIVVNNQIGFTTDPRHSRSSPYCTDVARVVNAPIFHVNSDDPEAVMHVCKVAAEWRATFHKDVVIDIVSYRRNGHNEIDEPMFTQPLMYRKIRNTPPVLDIYAKSLIDDSVVSPEEVKDVKDKYEKICEEAYVNARQETHIKYKDWLDSPWSGFFEGKDPLKVSPTGIKEDTLIHIGKKFSSPPPNAAEFVVHKGIERILKSRMEMIEARTVDWALGEAMAFGSLLKEGVHVRLSGQDVERGTFSHRHHVLHHQTVDKATYRPLCYLYPDQAPYTVCNSSLSEFGVLGFELGYSMTNPNALVCWEAQFGDFNNTAQCIIDQFISSGQAKWVRQSGLVMLQPHGLEGMGPEHSSARLERFLQMSADDPDYFPPESEEFAVRQLHDSNWIVANCSTPANYFHILRRQIALPFRKPLILMTPKSLLRHPEAKSSFDLMLENTEFLRVIPEEGVASQNPSNVKRIIFCSGKVYYDLKKARAEKKLDDKVAIVRVEQISPFPYDLVKKEANKYANAELVWAQEEHKNQGAWTYIQPRFHTALNGTRSVFSGNTSYDSRGSGGWFSGWFSSTKPTNVSESLSVESNKPKQRTLRYVGRPTGASPATGSKMQHLKELKQLLDDSFDV, encoded by the exons ATGTATAAGGCAAGGACCGTATTTAGTACATTGGCCCCTTTAGCGCCACGAATGTGCAAACCTGAAAGGTTTGCATCATGGTTGGTTCGAAGCCATCCTCTGACAAGGACCACACAGGTGATAGTTACCGAACCAATTAGAAAGTATAGCAAGGTAGCCACAGAACCTTTTCTCAATGGCAGTTCCAGCACTTATGTAGAAGAAATGTATAATGCATGGCTACAAGATCCTCATAGTGTACATGTG tcTTGGGACTCATTTTTTCGCAGTAGTACTGCTGGAGCTGCACCAGGTCTAGCATATCAGGCGCCTCCTTCTCTTGCTCCAAGTCATAATCAAGTTCCATTAGGAGCATTATTACCACTTGGTGGAGGTACACAATTGAGCCAAATACCTGTTAATGAAAAGATCATTGATGATCACCTGGCTGTTCAAGCTATTATTCGTTCTTATCAG ATTCGTGGCCATCATATCGCTAAATTGGATCCACTTGGCATCAACAGCGCTGATCTTGATGATAGACACCCACAAGAGTTGCTCTATAATCATTACTCATTCG GGAACAGAGCACGTACTACTACTTACTCACAGGAACTGCAGTACAGAATAGCTGCACTTATGAAAA AGGAATCCGATATGGATCGTATTTTCAAGTTGCCATCCACCACTTTTATTGGTGGCAAAGAGAAATCATTGCCTCTTCGTGAAATCTTAAAAAGACTAGAAGCTGCTTACTGCGGCCACATCGGTGTGGAATTCATGTTTATCAATTCTTTGGAACAATGCAATTGGATTCGACAAAAAATGGAGACTCCTGGTATTATGGAAATGACGAATGATGAAAGAAGACTTATTTTGGCTAGATTAACTCGCGCAACTgg ATTTGAAGCATTCCTTGCACGTAAGTGGTCATCTGAGAAGAGATTTGGATTGGAAGGATGTGAAATTCTGATCCCTGCTATGAAGCAGGTAATTGATAAATCAACTGAGTTAGGAGTTGAATCCATTGTCATGGGTATGCCTCATCGTGGCCGTTTAAATGTCCTTGCTAACGTTTGTCGTAAGCCCTTGAGTCAAATATTCACTCAATTTGCGGCTCTAGAAGCAGCTGACGAT GGTTCTGGTGATGTTAAATATCACTTGGGAACATACATTGAGCGTTTGAATCGAGTAACAAACAAAAACATTCGTTTGGCTGTTGTGGCGAATCCATCTCATTTAGAAGCTGTCGATCCAGTAGTACAAGGAAAGACTCGTGCAGAACAATTTTATCGCGGTGATGGCGAAGGCAAGAAG GTCATGTCTATTCTTCTGCATGGTGATGCTGCATTCTGTGGGCAGGGTATTGTTTTTGAAACAATGCACTTGTCAGACTTGCCAGATTATACAACTCATGGTACTATTCATATTGTGGTGAATAATCAAATTGGATTTACTACAGATCCAAGACATTCACGATCCTCTCCATATTGTACAG ATGTTGCAAGAGTAGTGAATGCACCCATTTTCCATGTAAATTCGGATGATCCTGAGGCAGTAATGCATGTTTGTAAAGTTGCTGCAGAATGGAGAGCAACTTTCCATAAAGATGTTGTTATTGATATTGTATCATATAGACGAAATGGTCACAATGAGATTGATGAACCTATGTTTACACAGCCTTTGATGTATCGCAAAATTAGAAATACTCCACCAGTTCTAGATATATATGCCAAAAGTCTTATTGATGATAGTGTCGTTTCTCCTGAAGAAGTTAAG GATGTTAAAGACAAATATGAGAAAATTTGTGAAGAAGCATATGTCAATGCTAGACAAGAAACACATATTAAGTACAAAGATTGGTTGGATTCTCCATGGTCCGGTTTCTTTGAAGGGAAAGACCCTTTAAAAGTATCTCCTACCGGTATTAAAGAAGACACACTCATTCATATTGGAAAAAAATTCTCTTCACCACCGCCGAATGCAGCTGAATTTGTGGTTCATAAAG GTATCGAACGTATTTTAAAATCTCGTATGGAAATGATAGAAGCGCGAACAGTTGATTGGGCTCTTGGAGAAGCTATGGCCTTTGGTTCTCTACTTAAAGAGGGTGTTCATGTTAGATTATCAGGTCAAGATGTAGAAAGAGGAACTTTTTCACACAGACATCATGTTCTCCATCATCAAACTGTGGATAAAGCTACTTACAGACCACTGTGTTATCTTTACCCAGATCAAGCTCCATATACTGTATGCAATAGTTCTTTATCAGAGTTTGGTGTACTTG GATTTGAATTAGGTTATTCTATGACTAATCCTAATGCACTAGTGTGCTGGGAAGCACAATTTGGTGATTTCAATAACACAGCACAGTGCATAATTGATCAATTTATCAGCAGTGGTCAAGCTAAATGGGTACGTCAATCTGGTCTTGTAATGTTACAACCTCACGGGCTTGAGGGAATG GGACCTGAACATTCCAGTGCCCGCTTGGAACGTTTCCTACAAATGTCTGCTGATGATCCAGATTATTTCCCTCCTGAAAGCGAAGAATTTGCTGTGCGTCAGTTACACGATAGCAATTGGATTGTAGCCAATTGCAGTACACCAGCAAATTATTTCCATATTCTAAGAAGACAGATTGCATTGCCATTTAGGAAACCTTTGATTTTAATGACACCAAAATCATTGCTTCGTCATCCAGAAGCAAAGTCTAGTTTCGATCTGATGCTGGAAAATACAGAATTTCTTAGAGTGATACCAGAAGAAGGTGTAGCTTCTCAAAATCCCAGTAATGTTAAAAGGATAATTTTCTGTTCTGGTAAAGTTTATTACGATTTAAAGAAAGCACGCGCGGAGAAGAAATTGGACGATAAAGTCGCTATTGTGAGAGTCGAACAG ATTTCACCTTTCCCATACGATTTAGTTAAGAAAGAAGCCAATAAATATGCTAATGCAGAATTAGTATGGGCTCAAGAAGAACACAAAAATCAGGGTGCATGGACATATATTCAACCTAGATTTCATACAGCTTTGAATGGAACTCGTTCTGTATT CAGCGGAAATACGTCATACGACAGTAGGGGTAGCGGAGGGTGGTTTAGTGGTTGGTTCTCATCAACTAAACCAACGAATGTGTCCGAGTCGCTGTCAGTAGAATCTAATAAACCCAAACAGAGAACATTGAG GTACGTTGGTCGCCCAACAGGTGCTTCACCCGCAACAGGAAGCAAAATGCAGCACCTCAAAGAACTAAAACAATTACTCGATGACTCCTTCGACGTTTAA
- the LOC126923399 gene encoding 2-oxoglutarate dehydrogenase complex component E1 isoform X6: MYKARTVFSTLAPLAPRMCKPERFASWLVRSHPLTRTTQVIVTEPIRKYSKVATEPFLNGSSSTYVEEMYNAWLQDPHSVHVSWDSFFRSSTAGAAPGLAYQAPPSLAPSHNQVPLGALLPLGGGTQLSQIPVNEKIIDDHLAVQAIIRSYQIRGHHIAKLDPLGINSADLDDRHPQELLYNHYSFEESDMDRIFKLPSTTFIGGKEKSLPLREILKRLEAAYCGHIGVEFMFINSLEQCNWIRQKMETPGIMEMTNDERRLILARLTRATGFEAFLARKWSSEKRFGLEGCEILIPAMKQVIDKSTELGVESIVMGMPHRGRLNVLANVCRKPLSQIFTQFAALEAADDGSGDVKYHLGTYIERLNRVTNKNIRLAVVANPSHLEAVDPVVQGKTRAEQFYRGDGEGKKVMSILLHGDAAFCGQGIVFETMHLSDLPDYTTHGTIHIVVNNQIGFTTDPRHSRSSPYCTDVARVVNAPIFHVNSDDPEAVMHVCKVAAEWRATFHKDVVIDIVSYRRNGHNEIDEPMFTQPLMYRKIRNTPPVLDIYAKSLIDDSVVSPEEVKDVKDKYEKICEEAYVNARQETHIKYKDWLDSPWSGFFEGKDPLKVSPTGIKEDTLIHIGKKFSSPPPNAAEFVVHKGIERILKSRMEMIEARTVDWALGEAMAFGSLLKEGVHVRLSGQDVERGTFSHRHHVLHHQTVDKATYRPLCYLYPDQAPYTVCNSSLSEFGVLGFELGYSMTNPNALVCWEAQFGDFNNTAQCIIDQFISSGQAKWVRQSGLVMLQPHGLEGMGPEHSSARLERFLQMSADDPDYFPPESEEFAVRQLHDSNWIVANCSTPANYFHILRRQIALPFRKPLILMTPKSLLRHPEAKSSFDLMLENTEFLRVIPEEGVASQNPSNVKRIIFCSGKVYYDLKKARAEKKLDDKVAIVRVEQISPFPYDLVKKEANKYANAELVWAQEEHKNQGAWTYIQPRFHTALNGTRSVLYVGRPTGASPATGSKMQHLKELKQLLDDSFDV, encoded by the exons ATGTATAAGGCAAGGACCGTATTTAGTACATTGGCCCCTTTAGCGCCACGAATGTGCAAACCTGAAAGGTTTGCATCATGGTTGGTTCGAAGCCATCCTCTGACAAGGACCACACAGGTGATAGTTACCGAACCAATTAGAAAGTATAGCAAGGTAGCCACAGAACCTTTTCTCAATGGCAGTTCCAGCACTTATGTAGAAGAAATGTATAATGCATGGCTACAAGATCCTCATAGTGTACATGTG tcTTGGGACTCATTTTTTCGCAGTAGTACTGCTGGAGCTGCACCAGGTCTAGCATATCAGGCGCCTCCTTCTCTTGCTCCAAGTCATAATCAAGTTCCATTAGGAGCATTATTACCACTTGGTGGAGGTACACAATTGAGCCAAATACCTGTTAATGAAAAGATCATTGATGATCACCTGGCTGTTCAAGCTATTATTCGTTCTTATCAG ATTCGTGGCCATCATATCGCTAAATTGGATCCACTTGGCATCAACAGCGCTGATCTTGATGATAGACACCCACAAGAGTTGCTCTATAATCATTACTCATTCG AGGAATCCGATATGGATCGTATTTTCAAGTTGCCATCCACCACTTTTATTGGTGGCAAAGAGAAATCATTGCCTCTTCGTGAAATCTTAAAAAGACTAGAAGCTGCTTACTGCGGCCACATCGGTGTGGAATTCATGTTTATCAATTCTTTGGAACAATGCAATTGGATTCGACAAAAAATGGAGACTCCTGGTATTATGGAAATGACGAATGATGAAAGAAGACTTATTTTGGCTAGATTAACTCGCGCAACTgg ATTTGAAGCATTCCTTGCACGTAAGTGGTCATCTGAGAAGAGATTTGGATTGGAAGGATGTGAAATTCTGATCCCTGCTATGAAGCAGGTAATTGATAAATCAACTGAGTTAGGAGTTGAATCCATTGTCATGGGTATGCCTCATCGTGGCCGTTTAAATGTCCTTGCTAACGTTTGTCGTAAGCCCTTGAGTCAAATATTCACTCAATTTGCGGCTCTAGAAGCAGCTGACGAT GGTTCTGGTGATGTTAAATATCACTTGGGAACATACATTGAGCGTTTGAATCGAGTAACAAACAAAAACATTCGTTTGGCTGTTGTGGCGAATCCATCTCATTTAGAAGCTGTCGATCCAGTAGTACAAGGAAAGACTCGTGCAGAACAATTTTATCGCGGTGATGGCGAAGGCAAGAAG GTCATGTCTATTCTTCTGCATGGTGATGCTGCATTCTGTGGGCAGGGTATTGTTTTTGAAACAATGCACTTGTCAGACTTGCCAGATTATACAACTCATGGTACTATTCATATTGTGGTGAATAATCAAATTGGATTTACTACAGATCCAAGACATTCACGATCCTCTCCATATTGTACAG ATGTTGCAAGAGTAGTGAATGCACCCATTTTCCATGTAAATTCGGATGATCCTGAGGCAGTAATGCATGTTTGTAAAGTTGCTGCAGAATGGAGAGCAACTTTCCATAAAGATGTTGTTATTGATATTGTATCATATAGACGAAATGGTCACAATGAGATTGATGAACCTATGTTTACACAGCCTTTGATGTATCGCAAAATTAGAAATACTCCACCAGTTCTAGATATATATGCCAAAAGTCTTATTGATGATAGTGTCGTTTCTCCTGAAGAAGTTAAG GATGTTAAAGACAAATATGAGAAAATTTGTGAAGAAGCATATGTCAATGCTAGACAAGAAACACATATTAAGTACAAAGATTGGTTGGATTCTCCATGGTCCGGTTTCTTTGAAGGGAAAGACCCTTTAAAAGTATCTCCTACCGGTATTAAAGAAGACACACTCATTCATATTGGAAAAAAATTCTCTTCACCACCGCCGAATGCAGCTGAATTTGTGGTTCATAAAG GTATCGAACGTATTTTAAAATCTCGTATGGAAATGATAGAAGCGCGAACAGTTGATTGGGCTCTTGGAGAAGCTATGGCCTTTGGTTCTCTACTTAAAGAGGGTGTTCATGTTAGATTATCAGGTCAAGATGTAGAAAGAGGAACTTTTTCACACAGACATCATGTTCTCCATCATCAAACTGTGGATAAAGCTACTTACAGACCACTGTGTTATCTTTACCCAGATCAAGCTCCATATACTGTATGCAATAGTTCTTTATCAGAGTTTGGTGTACTTG GATTTGAATTAGGTTATTCTATGACTAATCCTAATGCACTAGTGTGCTGGGAAGCACAATTTGGTGATTTCAATAACACAGCACAGTGCATAATTGATCAATTTATCAGCAGTGGTCAAGCTAAATGGGTACGTCAATCTGGTCTTGTAATGTTACAACCTCACGGGCTTGAGGGAATG GGACCTGAACATTCCAGTGCCCGCTTGGAACGTTTCCTACAAATGTCTGCTGATGATCCAGATTATTTCCCTCCTGAAAGCGAAGAATTTGCTGTGCGTCAGTTACACGATAGCAATTGGATTGTAGCCAATTGCAGTACACCAGCAAATTATTTCCATATTCTAAGAAGACAGATTGCATTGCCATTTAGGAAACCTTTGATTTTAATGACACCAAAATCATTGCTTCGTCATCCAGAAGCAAAGTCTAGTTTCGATCTGATGCTGGAAAATACAGAATTTCTTAGAGTGATACCAGAAGAAGGTGTAGCTTCTCAAAATCCCAGTAATGTTAAAAGGATAATTTTCTGTTCTGGTAAAGTTTATTACGATTTAAAGAAAGCACGCGCGGAGAAGAAATTGGACGATAAAGTCGCTATTGTGAGAGTCGAACAG ATTTCACCTTTCCCATACGATTTAGTTAAGAAAGAAGCCAATAAATATGCTAATGCAGAATTAGTATGGGCTCAAGAAGAACACAAAAATCAGGGTGCATGGACATATATTCAACCTAGATTTCATACAGCTTTGAATGGAACTCGTTCTGTATT GTACGTTGGTCGCCCAACAGGTGCTTCACCCGCAACAGGAAGCAAAATGCAGCACCTCAAAGAACTAAAACAATTACTCGATGACTCCTTCGACGTTTAA
- the LOC126923399 gene encoding 2-oxoglutarate dehydrogenase complex component E1 isoform X3, which produces MYKARTVFSTLAPLAPRMCKPERFASWLVRSHPLTRTTQVIVTEPIRKYSKVATEPFLNGSSSTYVEEMYNAWLQDPHSVHVSWDSFFRSSTAGAAPGLAYQAPPSLAPSHNQVPLGALLPLGGGTQLSQIPVNEKIIDDHLAVQAIIRSYQIRGHHIAKLDPLGINSADLDDRHPQELLYNHYSFEESDMDRIFKLPSTTFIGGKEKSLPLREILKRLEAAYCGHIGVEFMFINSLEQCNWIRQKMETPGIMEMTNDERRLILARLTRATGFEAFLARKWSSEKRFGLEGCEILIPAMKQVIDKSTELGVESIVMGMPHRGRLNVLANVCRKPLSQIFTQFAALEAADDGSGDVKYHLGTYIERLNRVTNKNIRLAVVANPSHLEAVDPVVQGKTRAEQFYRGDGEGKKVMSILLHGDAAFCGQGIVFETMHLSDLPDYTTHGTIHIVVNNQIGFTTDPRHSRSSPYCTDVARVVNAPIFHVNSDDPEAVMHVCKVAAEWRATFHKDVVIDIVSYRRNGHNEIDEPMFTQPLMYRKIRNTPPVLDIYAKSLIDDSVVSPEEVKDVKDKYEKICEEAYVNARQETHIKYKDWLDSPWSGFFEGKDPLKVSPTGIKEDTLIHIGKKFSSPPPNAAEFVVHKGIERILKSRMEMIEARTVDWALGEAMAFGSLLKEGVHVRLSGQDVERGTFSHRHHVLHHQTVDKATYRPLCYLYPDQAPYTVCNSSLSEFGVLGFELGYSMTNPNALVCWEAQFGDFNNTAQCIIDQFISSGQAKWVRQSGLVMLQPHGLEGMGPEHSSARLERFLQMSADDPDYFPPESEEFAVRQLHDSNWIVANCSTPANYFHILRRQIALPFRKPLILMTPKSLLRHPEAKSSFDLMLENTEFLRVIPEEGVASQNPSNVKRIIFCSGKVYYDLKKARAEKKLDDKVAIVRVEQISPFPYDLVKKEANKYANAELVWAQEEHKNQGAWTYIQPRFHTALNGTRSVFSGNTSYDSRGSGGWFSGWFSSTKPTNVSESLSVESNKPKQRTLRYVGRPTGASPATGSKMQHLKELKQLLDDSFDV; this is translated from the exons ATGTATAAGGCAAGGACCGTATTTAGTACATTGGCCCCTTTAGCGCCACGAATGTGCAAACCTGAAAGGTTTGCATCATGGTTGGTTCGAAGCCATCCTCTGACAAGGACCACACAGGTGATAGTTACCGAACCAATTAGAAAGTATAGCAAGGTAGCCACAGAACCTTTTCTCAATGGCAGTTCCAGCACTTATGTAGAAGAAATGTATAATGCATGGCTACAAGATCCTCATAGTGTACATGTG tcTTGGGACTCATTTTTTCGCAGTAGTACTGCTGGAGCTGCACCAGGTCTAGCATATCAGGCGCCTCCTTCTCTTGCTCCAAGTCATAATCAAGTTCCATTAGGAGCATTATTACCACTTGGTGGAGGTACACAATTGAGCCAAATACCTGTTAATGAAAAGATCATTGATGATCACCTGGCTGTTCAAGCTATTATTCGTTCTTATCAG ATTCGTGGCCATCATATCGCTAAATTGGATCCACTTGGCATCAACAGCGCTGATCTTGATGATAGACACCCACAAGAGTTGCTCTATAATCATTACTCATTCG AGGAATCCGATATGGATCGTATTTTCAAGTTGCCATCCACCACTTTTATTGGTGGCAAAGAGAAATCATTGCCTCTTCGTGAAATCTTAAAAAGACTAGAAGCTGCTTACTGCGGCCACATCGGTGTGGAATTCATGTTTATCAATTCTTTGGAACAATGCAATTGGATTCGACAAAAAATGGAGACTCCTGGTATTATGGAAATGACGAATGATGAAAGAAGACTTATTTTGGCTAGATTAACTCGCGCAACTgg ATTTGAAGCATTCCTTGCACGTAAGTGGTCATCTGAGAAGAGATTTGGATTGGAAGGATGTGAAATTCTGATCCCTGCTATGAAGCAGGTAATTGATAAATCAACTGAGTTAGGAGTTGAATCCATTGTCATGGGTATGCCTCATCGTGGCCGTTTAAATGTCCTTGCTAACGTTTGTCGTAAGCCCTTGAGTCAAATATTCACTCAATTTGCGGCTCTAGAAGCAGCTGACGAT GGTTCTGGTGATGTTAAATATCACTTGGGAACATACATTGAGCGTTTGAATCGAGTAACAAACAAAAACATTCGTTTGGCTGTTGTGGCGAATCCATCTCATTTAGAAGCTGTCGATCCAGTAGTACAAGGAAAGACTCGTGCAGAACAATTTTATCGCGGTGATGGCGAAGGCAAGAAG GTCATGTCTATTCTTCTGCATGGTGATGCTGCATTCTGTGGGCAGGGTATTGTTTTTGAAACAATGCACTTGTCAGACTTGCCAGATTATACAACTCATGGTACTATTCATATTGTGGTGAATAATCAAATTGGATTTACTACAGATCCAAGACATTCACGATCCTCTCCATATTGTACAG ATGTTGCAAGAGTAGTGAATGCACCCATTTTCCATGTAAATTCGGATGATCCTGAGGCAGTAATGCATGTTTGTAAAGTTGCTGCAGAATGGAGAGCAACTTTCCATAAAGATGTTGTTATTGATATTGTATCATATAGACGAAATGGTCACAATGAGATTGATGAACCTATGTTTACACAGCCTTTGATGTATCGCAAAATTAGAAATACTCCACCAGTTCTAGATATATATGCCAAAAGTCTTATTGATGATAGTGTCGTTTCTCCTGAAGAAGTTAAG GATGTTAAAGACAAATATGAGAAAATTTGTGAAGAAGCATATGTCAATGCTAGACAAGAAACACATATTAAGTACAAAGATTGGTTGGATTCTCCATGGTCCGGTTTCTTTGAAGGGAAAGACCCTTTAAAAGTATCTCCTACCGGTATTAAAGAAGACACACTCATTCATATTGGAAAAAAATTCTCTTCACCACCGCCGAATGCAGCTGAATTTGTGGTTCATAAAG GTATCGAACGTATTTTAAAATCTCGTATGGAAATGATAGAAGCGCGAACAGTTGATTGGGCTCTTGGAGAAGCTATGGCCTTTGGTTCTCTACTTAAAGAGGGTGTTCATGTTAGATTATCAGGTCAAGATGTAGAAAGAGGAACTTTTTCACACAGACATCATGTTCTCCATCATCAAACTGTGGATAAAGCTACTTACAGACCACTGTGTTATCTTTACCCAGATCAAGCTCCATATACTGTATGCAATAGTTCTTTATCAGAGTTTGGTGTACTTG GATTTGAATTAGGTTATTCTATGACTAATCCTAATGCACTAGTGTGCTGGGAAGCACAATTTGGTGATTTCAATAACACAGCACAGTGCATAATTGATCAATTTATCAGCAGTGGTCAAGCTAAATGGGTACGTCAATCTGGTCTTGTAATGTTACAACCTCACGGGCTTGAGGGAATG GGACCTGAACATTCCAGTGCCCGCTTGGAACGTTTCCTACAAATGTCTGCTGATGATCCAGATTATTTCCCTCCTGAAAGCGAAGAATTTGCTGTGCGTCAGTTACACGATAGCAATTGGATTGTAGCCAATTGCAGTACACCAGCAAATTATTTCCATATTCTAAGAAGACAGATTGCATTGCCATTTAGGAAACCTTTGATTTTAATGACACCAAAATCATTGCTTCGTCATCCAGAAGCAAAGTCTAGTTTCGATCTGATGCTGGAAAATACAGAATTTCTTAGAGTGATACCAGAAGAAGGTGTAGCTTCTCAAAATCCCAGTAATGTTAAAAGGATAATTTTCTGTTCTGGTAAAGTTTATTACGATTTAAAGAAAGCACGCGCGGAGAAGAAATTGGACGATAAAGTCGCTATTGTGAGAGTCGAACAG ATTTCACCTTTCCCATACGATTTAGTTAAGAAAGAAGCCAATAAATATGCTAATGCAGAATTAGTATGGGCTCAAGAAGAACACAAAAATCAGGGTGCATGGACATATATTCAACCTAGATTTCATACAGCTTTGAATGGAACTCGTTCTGTATT CAGCGGAAATACGTCATACGACAGTAGGGGTAGCGGAGGGTGGTTTAGTGGTTGGTTCTCATCAACTAAACCAACGAATGTGTCCGAGTCGCTGTCAGTAGAATCTAATAAACCCAAACAGAGAACATTGAG GTACGTTGGTCGCCCAACAGGTGCTTCACCCGCAACAGGAAGCAAAATGCAGCACCTCAAAGAACTAAAACAATTACTCGATGACTCCTTCGACGTTTAA